CACGAtgcacatgtttgtgtgttcagattTTGCCCAGATAGTTTCCTGGCACCAGTCCAGTCAGCCCGTTCCTCTCCACTGTCCACCAGCCATCATCTCCTCCTTCCAACACTCGGACTGTATCCCCTCTACTGACAGACAATTCATCTCCTTCCTGGTCAGTTAATACGAACAAAGAGGACAAATGTTAGTCACAAATGGGTGACACTAATAAGCCTTTATCACGTAAATCTCTTACCTGAATACCTACATTATCTTTTTAACATACTGCGGGTCACAATAAGGGTAACTACTTCATGTCCAGCTACGTCTTAGTATtgcaaataatacaaaataatgcaTTCATAGTAATCACCTGTGCAGTATATTCATAAAGTACAATGTAGGTTTCTTCATCCGCTGGAACTGTGGCCAGTGATGCTGCCTGCTGGAGGCCTGATAGGGGCGCATATCCTCCATCTGATATCTCAGCTGAAGCCAGAGGGAAAGCTGGCGATTGCAAATGCAAAATGTTAACTTCTTTGagaaataaaactatatatataatacatagtGTACAGTGCATTGATATTTTATTCAATTagagtaaaatgtacaattaagtttctttctttattcacacatttatttattgttacaaAACATTGAATCCCATAGAGCAGTCATTCCAGCAAGCACAATTTGTAATATGTCAATCCATATTCCAATAGAAAAGATCCACTATAGGAGctcaaatatgctcaaatgttCAATACTCCCCACAATACTAGGGAGTAAGAGAGATCCAACAAGTGAATGCAATACTTACACTCTCCAAAAGGTGTCAGTGCTGATTGTGAGCTTTGAAGACTGTTGATACTGATGTTCACAGAGCTTGCCAGAAGGGGATCAGAGGACCTGAGTGATCCAGGTCAGGGGAGAGATTTAGGATAGACACAGAAATGTTCTGTTCAACAGATAAATAGGTCTAAATGACAGCTGCATGTTATTCTTTCACATTGGTTGAAATTCGTATTTTTTTTGTAGTGTTCAAAACAGAGAAAGGTATTGAAGAAAGATGAACCAGGAGGAGACAACATTTTCTTACTGCCACAACAACCTGGCAGTATTCATGTGTTATACCATGAACCCCGGCAAGTTGTACAGTAACAATGCTGTCTCCTCCTGATTCCTCCTCCACTGTGGATCGTGTCAGACCTCAACATCatgtcttctcctcctcctcctgcgaATTGGGCTTGGCCATTGCTGTCCCCAGATCTCTCCGTCTGGTAGTAGTTCTCAAACAGTATGCGCTCtgtgagaggaaaagagaagtgAGGTGTTGCTTTCTGTCCACTGTAAGAGAGGTTAATGATTGCGTAGCACTCTAAATCCAGTTCTTTTGTAGTGGCACCTTTTCTCCTTTCTCTAGTTTGTAGTTTTCTCTGAAGGGGAAAGGACAGTCTAACAGTTGAGTAGCCTCTTACCTGGAGGCCTCGATCCCGTGCTTTTCATCCCTATGAAATAGTTGTTGTCTGTGGTGATGTCACACTTTTCCAGTAACTTCCTCACCTCCTCGATAACCTGAAAACAAGAGGCAATTTCTTTGAAATCAGAATTGTACACTGTTCCCGTATAACACTTCTGTGGTTAGATACTTTCATTTCAAGTGCAGTTATCCGTGCTAAAAAGAAACTTGGCATGTATGAAAGGGGCTTTTGCAAAATCATCCACCAAATGGGTGACAACATGTGCTGTTTGTTCTTGCCATGGCAATTCATCCAGTAGTTGTGGTTGTTGAGAGATTTCAGTtcagaccaaagtggtggagtGACTGACCGACATCACCATCCATAGAGCCACGGCTCTACACGGTTAATATAAATTACACTGAGTCAGGTTTGAAAATGCAGGATCTTATCATAGAGCTTTAGCCACATCACAACGCTGCGGTAATGATAAATTGCTAAATTTGCATTTGTACGCAGGTTTTGAACCTGTGCCTGCATTAAAAACAAGTGTTTAAGTGAGACAGACACTCTCCCCAAGCTGAACTCAGGGGGGTTAAGTTGGGTTTGTATCCatttaaaagtatataaataaagaaagtgAGCTCACCTCATCGTCTTTGACACACTGCATGGAGAAATGATTGCAGTGGTCCCAGAGAGCACACCTGAGCATGCCGATGCGATCTCCCTCCAGTTGCTGGAACACCTGAGAAACATGAACACACCACTGGTTTCTACTGTACCATTTCCAAGTTCATATCAGTAACTTAGAGAGACTTGATTATTTTCCATCTCTTTGTTCCCCCTCACCTTACATTGTATTATGCTGCATTACTGCACACCGTCAGTATCCTCTGAATATTTGTATTATGAATGGCTGCAAGCCAATTGTAATGTACATTGAAACAGCTTATAACAGAACTCGACTTGTATGATGAAGTATAACTGTGTGATTGTGGGTTTGTTGTTCCATTTTTAGCACACAATGCAGGATATAAGGGTATTTCCTCATCGGTCAGCAGTACAGGGGCTTTGAGAGGAATCATACATTACAGACACATAAAGAGGATGTGGTGTGAGGTGTAGTCTGTATGGTTAGAAGCCGTTTTTCTGGGTTATCACGACTATGTTTGACAGCAGACGCATATAATATAGGAGCGTAGTCCACAGTACCTCACAGGTGCTTCTGTGCGTTTCTTCCCAGTCCTGGCGAACACTTTCAAGCTGAACAATGTTGGAACTGTACAGATTCTCTGTGAGAGATATCATTATAGCTGGTTATAGTTAGAAATGAAaatagaatatataaataatgatataCAGAGCAAGTattaaacatatacagtataatcagTGGTTGCTGTATTGAGAAATGTCATCATACAGTCAAATACAAACAAGTGCAGGTTAAAATGAGAAGTTCTAGAGATGAAACATGACTCTGGGTCATACCTGCTTCGGTGGCGGCCTGTCTGCAATGCTTGGCCCTGTGACGTACCTGTGAAACAAACATTACACAGGAAGCGACCTGCATGACAAACTCTCATCACAAACTTGACAGACTAAATCACATTAAAACATCATCGTCGCAACATCACAAGGCCAAAACATATTAGACATGTTGTTGGAAAGGTTACATTAGAACCTTTCCTGAATATACAAAAGTTTAAATATAATCAGGGTCATTTGGGGATTTACGTAAGATTGAACGGACTTTAAAGGAGATGACAGAGGTCACAGTAGCACATGAACATACTTCAGTTCCTCCTTGCTCAATGATGCACAATTGCAGAAAAGTTGCACCACTAACGTTATGTTGACCTGCTCTCAACTAGAAACATACAGGTTGGGGTGCAAAGCCAAATgtctaaattagggctgtcaattgattaaaatatttaatcatgatttttattatccgttcaaaatgcaccttaaagggagatttgtcaagtatttaatactcttatcaacatgtgagtgggcaaatatgctgcttttatgcaaatgtatgtatatatttattactggaaatcaattaacaacacaaaacaatgataaatattgtccagaaaccctcacaggtactgcatttagcataaaaaatatgctcaaatcataacatggcaaactcaaacacaacaggcaacaacagctgtcagtgtgtcagtgtgctgactttactatgacttgccccaaactgcgtgtgattatattaaagtgggcatgtctgtaatggggagactcgtgggtacccagagaacccattttcattcatatatcttgaggtcagaggtcaagagacccctatCAAAATGACcatgcagtttttcctcaccaaaatttctCCGTaagtacaaatggattccttaggttttctagtttaatatgataccagtatcttcactctagctttaaaactgagcccgttacagcctaaaaatcacaagttgcgttaaagaaattagtggtaaaacaaatttgcgttaattcgttattattatgttaactttgacagccctaatacaaaaGTTCAAATATAATCCGGGTCATTTGCTTAACATTGAATGTGCTTTAAAGGAGATGACAGAGGTCACGGTAGTACATACTCCAGTTCCTCCTTACTAGATATTGCATCACTGTGCACAGTTGAAGCAAAGTCCCACCACTGACCTGCTATCAACTGGAAACTTGAAGTTTGGATTGCAAAGCCAAATGTATAAATGGAAGTTTGTATTTGAATCCCTTTAAACTGGTCTGACATGACTTTTATAGTGAGGTAGCTCATTTAGCGATTGTACCTTTTCTGAGTTTTTGGATGCGACCGTTGTCTTATCAGCCCCCTGTTCTGCCTCGTCCGCCTCCTTGCATCTCAGCTCGTAGGTCTTCTTAGACtgggagagacagaaacagaaaccagTTCCACCAGGAACAGGAAGGGCTGTGTAATGTTTGCTGTTTATGCCAATGATGGCCATTATGTGCAGTATGCCATCAAATCAGTTTCTCTAATTTCTGGATTAAATACAATATGTACTAATTGATATGATATCAGCTGTGGCTGTTTTCCTACCTCCATGGTCCTCTTATACAAAGACACTTTTTTCTTCTGAACCTTCTCCATGATGCTTTGAAACTATTAGGGGAAAcagaagaaataaatatatcctTTTGATACCCACAGTTCCTAACATGCTGTAGAAACTTAAAACAAGACTTATTTCTAACTTGATATAAATGGAAATGCTGAAATAACTTGTTCAGCTTCCTGTAATCTTTATTAATCTTTTAGGTCACGTTCATCagcatgtttgtgtttacagtaaGTCAGTTGTTAAGCAACACAGATTGCCCAGTACCTTCTTCCTCTGTTCTTTCTGCCGTTCTCTGAATGTCTCAATCTTTTTCACCTCCTCTTTCAATATATCAGACAGTTGGATGTGAAAGTTACCGATGTTCTCGATTTCTGCAgccaaaaacagcaaaaatgaGTTCAGTTCTACTCTTCTTACGCAAATAACAGCAGTATTTATACTTTGGTTGGATTTGTCTATGACTAGGTGAACTTACGTGTTTTTAGTAGTTCAAAGGATGCTCTCAAGGTGCTGGAAAAGCAATGCACATTTAATATCAGAGATTAATCAGTGCATTTTTGTAGGGCACAAAGAGGCCGATGATTTATGCACACTTAAAATAATCAACATTCATTATCCagcattttttaattcattcaggGCCTTCACTCAgcatcttatttatttatttcactggcATTTGCTGTGGATTATTATTTTACCCACGACATGCTAAGACAACGTGGAGATTCCTTCCAAACTTTGCACCTTATCTTTGTTATTGTAAAAATCTTGCATAGAGCTCcaaaaaatgcttttctttttgttttaatttcccAAAAGTGTTTCCCATTTGTTTCTGTTATTGTTACTTTTAAAGTGTAGTCAGCTCTGTAGCAGGCGACTGACATGACAGAGCACAGGAAACTGGCAACATACTCTATAATGACCTATTGTATACTGAGAGAGTGGCCGCTGCAGTAGGTGgcggttcacacacacacacacacacacacatacacacacacacacacacacacaaacacacacatgcggcctgttttttttcagacacgGACGTGTGTTTCCTCTGAAAAGATGATATGACTGATAGACGCCTGActgatgtttttatattgtatgtTGCAGGTCAGTTTCAAGCagcattaaacatttaaaactcaTCAGATTGTCCTTCAACAAAGTTAATACATGACCCTTTTACAATatagtgtacagtatgtgtgtacagtacataaTATTGACCTCATAGCCGTCAGACTCTGAATGCCAGTCGATGTATTTACCTGATCTCTGCGTGTCCTCCAGCTTTGCGAGCGATAGTCACCAGTTCCTTCCCATACTTCTCCTCTGCTAGTGCCCTGTGCAGTATGAACAGACAGATGCATGACACTGCAGCCCAGAATTTAGGTTTTAGTATTTAGTTGTAAAACTGAACTGTGGTATTATGTTCCTGTCCTAACAAAAGAGACACATTATACATCACTGTATTTTGTTGTGTTATGCTGCCATCATTTGCACCCTATTACCACAGAAGCTTTGGGGGCTTTGGAGCCAGAACATCATCATTTAACAACAAGGACCCCTTGTTAGTTGTATGCTTTATGTCACTAGTGATTAATCAGGTGATAATAACATAGCACAAAGTTATTTTTCTTGCTGATAAAATGTCTCTCATTGGCCCGACCCATCTTCTGTTAGATTGGATTATATCTTGAGGTTTACCTTATATGAATGTACTATTATCATTTACTATATTCAGTATTAGTGGTGGTGCTGAATATTTGTGcctcagagacagagaaaagttGACCAACGCACTAAACCTTAATGGTCAAATATCTGTTAAATTGTGGTGGGACTACCTGAACACAGGTGTGACTGAGTACATGCACATGCACTGTTCTGTTGTCTCATGATAGTAAAAACTCCTGTAGCCTCAATTCTTTGCAGAATAATCAAGTAATACAGTTGTTTTGTCGATCTGTGATGAAGTGGCCATTGCTGGAAAAATCTATATTTACTTAGATTTATATTAATTTGATGGTGTCATAGTGTTACAACAACAATCACAAACATTTGGATTTTCCCAAATCCCCAACTACTGAAACACAGACTGATGCTACCTCAGCTTTAAAAGCTCCTCCACATCTTTGCACATGTGCCTTCCGTCTCGCATCCTTTGGATCACAGCGTCATACCCAGCGTGAGAAGTGATATCAGACCCCTGTGTTGAGAAGACATAGATGAAAGCTTTGAGAAATACTGCAGTGGAGAGCATGGCTCAACCACTGTTGCAACAGTTGAGTCAAGCCTGGACTCACTATGTGGTAAAAATGAAGAACAGGCACTTGGTAAAAATAGATCTATGTGACATGTCAACATACTCAGTACTTCATGAAACAGCCCGTTGAATCAGATAGAAACTAGTTTGACACGTTACAATAACTTAAACACTGAGGAATAACTGTACAGTTCACCAGTACTGTCTCCGTTAAGAGATACAAAACTGCCAGAACTTAAGAGCTCAACAcagacatttttagattataaccTGTCAAattttatcttcactctaaatgTTGGCTATTTTAGGactcagaggtcaagggactgctttgaaaatggccataccagttttcaccaaaatgtagcctccTTCATTACCAATGGATTACTTGGGTTTtctatgatgccagtatcttcacagaGGTCAAacgacccctttgaaaaatggccatgacagtttagagtgtttggagcgttatttagcctcctagctagctacgacatggttggtaccaatggattctttaggttttctagttgaTGGCAGTCTTCACTTTAGCTTCAAAGCTGGCTACAACTTCCGAAAAatcagttgcgttaatgcgttaaaaaaaaattgttattattgca
Above is a genomic segment from Sebastes umbrosus isolate fSebUmb1 chromosome 2, fSebUmb1.pri, whole genome shotgun sequence containing:
- the LOC119482651 gene encoding proline-serine-threonine phosphatase-interacting protein 1-like isoform X1 translates to MAPLMFKDAFWGSDITSHAGYDAVIQRMRDGRHMCKDVEELLKLRALAEEKYGKELVTIARKAGGHAEISTLRASFELLKTQIENIGNFHIQLSDILKEEVKKIETFRERQKEQRKKFQSIMEKVQKKKVSLYKRTMESKKTYELRCKEADEAEQGADKTTVASKNSEKVASCVMFVSQVRHRAKHCRQAATEAENLYSSNIVQLESVRQDWEETHRSTCEVFQQLEGDRIGMLRCALWDHCNHFSMQCVKDDEVIEEVRKLLEKCDITTDNNYFIGMKSTGSRPPERILFENYYQTERSGDSNGQAQFAGGGGEDMMLRSLRSSDPLLASSVNISINSLQSSQSALTPFGESFPLASAEISDGGYAPLSGLQQAASLATVPADEETYIVLYEYTAQEGDELSVSRGDTVRVLEGGDDGWWTVERNGLTGLVPGNYLGKI
- the LOC119482651 gene encoding proline-serine-threonine phosphatase-interacting protein 1-like isoform X4 — encoded protein: MAPLMFKDAFWGSDITSHAGYDAVIQRMRDGRHMCKDVEELLKLRALAEEKYGKELVTIARKAGGHAEISTLRASFELLKTQIENIGNFHIQLSDILKEEVKKIETFRERQKEQRKKFQSIMEKVQKKKVSLYKRTMESKKTYELRCKEADEAEQGADKTTVASKNSEKVRHRAKHCRQAATEAENLYSSNIVQLESVRQDWEETHRSTCEVFQQLEGDRIGMLRCALWDHCNHFSMQCVKDDEVIEEVRKLLEKCDITTDNNYFIGMKSTGSRPPERILFENYYQTERSGDSNGQAQFAGGGGEDMMLRSSDPLLASSVNISINSLQSSQSALTPFGESFPLASAEISDGGYAPLSGLQQAASLATVPADEETYIVLYEYTAQEGDELSVSRGDTVRVLEGGDDGWWTVERNGLTGLVPGNYLGKI
- the LOC119482651 gene encoding proline-serine-threonine phosphatase-interacting protein 1-like isoform X3 codes for the protein MAPLMFKDAFWGSDITSHAGYDAVIQRMRDGRHMCKDVEELLKLRALAEEKYGKELVTIARKAGGHAEISTLRASFELLKTQIENIGNFHIQLSDILKEEVKKIETFRERQKEQRKKFQSIMEKVQKKKVSLYKRTMESKKTYELRCKEADEAEQGADKTTVASKNSEKVRHRAKHCRQAATEAENLYSSNIVQLESVRQDWEETHRSTCEVFQQLEGDRIGMLRCALWDHCNHFSMQCVKDDEVIEEVRKLLEKCDITTDNNYFIGMKSTGSRPPERILFENYYQTERSGDSNGQAQFAGGGGEDMMLRSLRSSDPLLASSVNISINSLQSSQSALTPFGESFPLASAEISDGGYAPLSGLQQAASLATVPADEETYIVLYEYTAQEGDELSVSRGDTVRVLEGGDDGWWTVERNGLTGLVPGNYLGKI
- the LOC119482651 gene encoding proline-serine-threonine phosphatase-interacting protein 1-like isoform X2, which translates into the protein MAPLMFKDAFWGSDITSHAGYDAVIQRMRDGRHMCKDVEELLKLRALAEEKYGKELVTIARKAGGHAEISTLRASFELLKTQIENIGNFHIQLSDILKEEVKKIETFRERQKEQRKKFQSIMEKVQKKKVSLYKRTMESKKTYELRCKEADEAEQGADKTTVASKNSEKVASCVMFVSQVRHRAKHCRQAATEAENLYSSNIVQLESVRQDWEETHRSTCEVFQQLEGDRIGMLRCALWDHCNHFSMQCVKDDEVIEEVRKLLEKCDITTDNNYFIGMKSTGSRPPERILFENYYQTERSGDSNGQAQFAGGGGEDMMLRSSDPLLASSVNISINSLQSSQSALTPFGESFPLASAEISDGGYAPLSGLQQAASLATVPADEETYIVLYEYTAQEGDELSVSRGDTVRVLEGGDDGWWTVERNGLTGLVPGNYLGKI